Sequence from the Megalops cyprinoides isolate fMegCyp1 chromosome 4, fMegCyp1.pri, whole genome shotgun sequence genome:
AGAGAACATTTAACATCAATATGGCTAGTTGTCCTCTCTGTGACTCAGCTCTAGGTTTGGGGTCGGAAAATTCAGGAGAGTCAGATGTGATAATCAGAGAGCATTGAGTCATTTTAGGCACGCTGCTGTTACACAATAGCCTGCTCTACAGTAAGGTCAGGGGATTATCAGAGTGGCCCTGTAACAAGTACAAATGCAATAATCCCAGTCAATGTGGGTTTGCTGCCTGTGGTGCAACACAGGGCATTCAGAATGGAACCACCCTCAAAGGCACCATGAAGGTACAGATCAGTGCTACTCCAGTACTAGAGTGCTCTgcattccaaaaaaacatttttaagccACTTTAAACCTCTTGTGCTCTGACAGCAAGGGATGGGAGCTAAACTGGTTCAGTCAGGACCATCATTAGACTTGGGGTGATTAAGTGCTCGGAGAAAATGAAAGCCTGCAAATACACTTGCCTACAGAAGCAGTTAGAGTTGTCCTGGGATAGAGTTGTCCTTACTTGTTTAGAGTAACTCATTCAATGCTAACCTAATGGAAGCCTAAGAAGTAAAAGACCTATAAGAGCCTTGTGGATTTCTACTGTACTCCAAAAACAATGTGGACCAGGAGCAATGTGCAATGCTGGGAAAAGACAGGGGTGTGTAAACATGCTTTGGATATAATCTCTCAACACAGGCTGCGTGGTGAGTGGACCAATAGGCTGGAGAGCCGAACAAAACACCTGAAGAAAGTGAACGAGGAGAATCTGAGGAAGGCCAGACCTGTCCAGACGGCAGATCAAGCCTAATCTCATGCCATCCAAACGCTGCAGCTTTTCCATCCCATCCATCTGTGTAGCTTCAGTTTAGCATTGCTCTCAAAGATCAGTTGCTAaggttaaaaaaatcacagcttcTGGGTTCATTCCAGCATGTGTAGACCTAGGATACTCCCTGAGCAGGGGTGTTACAGCATCTATGGAGGTGCTGATGTAATTTCCCCCCTCATTAAAAGCTAAAAATACTTCTCAGCTACTGTCCTTGAAAGAATGATATAAAGGttcaattttaaaatggtaTGCACATTGATTACAGTTGTTAAAATGACTTCTCTTGGGTTTACTTGTCAGGGAGTGGCATATGTTTCATTCACTATTAAAAATGGCAGCAGTTCTATTGCAGTGGGCAGAATAAAAATTAGTAACACTTAGCACTAATCATAATATGCTTGATGGTCACAGTAGCTCACTAGGTATGGTAGGTTATTGAACAATGAATCACATACATGGGTCTTGAGGGgttcatttgaaaagaattattgaatgcattttaatgaaacaagcCAAGCACATACAGCCCAACAAGCTACCTCAAGCAAATGTCTCACTCCTGCAGATAAAACAACACActatcaaataaaaatacaatattgagGATTAGTTGACCTGATTCTTACTGGTCACTGAGAAACATTCATACaagaatgaaatacaaaatgtcattttaaaccTCTACCTCATTAATCACACTTAAGTGGATTACCTGTACCACCTATGGCCTATGGCTATTTCCTCAACCTATAGGCGTGATTAGTGAGGTAGAggtttaaaatgacattttgtatttcattcttGAATGACAGGAAAATGCCATTACTGGTTAAAATTATACCAAAGCCAGATAATTCAACATGGAAGAGAAGTGTTCTGTAATGGATGAAAAATGGCAGATGTGTCACACCACTATCATGATAATCCCTGGGGGTGCAGCAGACCAAATCCAGCAACACACTGTCTGTCCCTCTGGAGAGAATAACTGGTGATTTATATCATTTGGAATGAAGTCAGTATTTAGGGCAGCTGACAAGACAGTTATAGTGCAGTAAAACAACACACATCGACAGGTAGTGAAAGGCATTAAAGTTCTCCAACACAAATGTTGCTCATTTTGTAACCATGATGGACACATCGTTTTCCTTTTCCCAAGCGACATCAAGCTTTAAATGAGAAACAATCAAGTAGAAATAATAAAAGTATCAATTTTAGGTAAAAGCAGAGTTCTTAAATATTGACACCACTGTGGcgattctgtttttctgttatgGGCTGTCCTTGATTATTATTCCCTCATTAAAGTGATTTTAATTAGCTGTATACTTGTATCTTCTACATGCAGATGGGTTTGACATTCATGCTTTATGAACTTTTATAAGTCTGAACTAATAATGACATGTCATATGGGAAATCGACAGATGTGTAAACCTCCTATTATTCTGCACTACACATTAATTGCAATGACAAATGGTCACACACATTCGAGCAAAGACCGAGTGGTCTGTTTAATCAAAATTATCACTGAAACGCtgcctgtgttgtgtttgcTCCAGACAATTACTATCATCGATGATGCATTAGTCCAAATGCTCCAAGAAGTTGTGCTaggtttcaaaaatgaaaaaacaaaactttcattTCTAACTGATGTAAATAAGCCTGAACTTGATGAAGTATCGTACTCTTTCAAGTAGTGTGTCGTATCAATGCACATATGACAGATCCATCTGTGGTATCTTTGTGTCAGTGAAAAGTCCCTTTGGCCAAATCCTTAACTGATCTAAATGATTACATGGACTAAAATTCAATCACCCCTTAAATCTGACTTCTTCTAGTGGTAAAACCACGCATCACAACTGTTACCATTTCTTGTTATCTTCTTAATAAACTAAGCTATGTGACTCACATTAAAATAGACTGCCTACAGTGCGGGCATGATGCTATCTCCTTGCTGTCCAGATTGTAAACTGATATACTTTTTTCCGGAATTCTAGGACTCTTAAGAGAAATTGTTGGCTGCCTACAAGCAAtgctctccttctgtctttatGCATCCACTGAAAGGCAACCTCCTCCCAAGCAACAACAGGACCTTTATTTTATcagtaaatgacaaaaaaactaTTAAAGGCTGAGCTGTAATCTATGACACTGAGTAAGGGGATCACAGCCCTTGAACAATCCCTGATTTTGAATCTCATTCAATGCAATGTTACTTAGAAGAAATTGATTCAGTCTTAGCACAGCCACCCAGCTAATACGGACAGAACAGCACTCTTGCCATTCCGGCAGCAGATGTGAATGAGACTCGCACACCACGGGGAGATGCCCGGTGTGGCAGAGCCTTTAAAACATGCAGCAGTCTGTGCCTGACAGGTGGCCTGAAGGGCACGGTCAAGTACGCTGTCCGCGGCTGCCAAAGCCACTGCCGCAATGTCACAATGTGTTTACAGTCCTGTCAGAATGTGGTGCTCTGTGCCAGGATGATGCCCTTAAAATACTGACTCCTGACACCTGCGATGAAAGATGCTGTCATGAGACCAAAGAACGTGATTCACAGTACTGACACTAAtgatgtcaccccccccccccccccaacacacacacacacacacacacacacacacacacacacacacacacatatatatgacTTTTCATGAGTATAACTGCTGCAGTACTAAGACAGAGCATTCATTCCTGCAAGAAACATTCAGACTCTGATGTAATGGCAAATGTGAGCTATGTCAGTTTGGTCAACACGTTTGTTATTAGCAAACAAGTTTTTTCACAGCCCATATTTCACAGAGGGCATTAAAACATGGCCATGacgagtgttttttttcttgctataCCTCAGAACATATCACCAGGGAGATGCACTCCATTCCTTTCTGGGCCACTCAAGGTCCAGATGCTATTCAAATTGTTGAACTGAAGACTTCCAGAACTTTCCGCTCAATAATACAAATGACAGAACTTTCTGAGAAAAGTACAGTGAATCTAGCATCTTGGTTATTACCATacttaaatgaattattttgaaatgctggGCTGGAGAAGatatctttcattttgtttcttgcAAGACTTTAGGTCTACAATATCCTTTCAAACAAAGTTTATTAACCTGACAATCACGAAGAAgctcagatggaaaaaaaaacttttagaaCCTTTACAGTGGAAAGTTTCCTATTTTTAACTCCTCTGACACAATTGACTTTGAAGCTGTAAGCATGAATAAAACTTACAAATCATAAAATCGGGGAAATAATCTTCAGTGTGACTATAGGtctgacaaattaaaggaaactTTGTTGGAGATAATCTAGGGTGTGAACTGCCTGGATCCTTAGCCTCTTATCTTGAAGAAGAGAGACTACTTAATGTTCCCTTTATGCAAATGTGGCATGTGAACATGACCTGGATTCCCCAAAATTAGTCAATTCACAATGTGCACATAATCCTCTGGGTggtttaaatattgaaatttgACAGACATGCACcatctgaattttattttcttgctcTGGTAAAcacttgctttatttttttttttttggaaggcaGGTGGGCTCTATGGCTTAGCTCAAAACTTAAGCAAAATTTCCAGCAATCTCAACTCAAAATATTATCTCTATACTAAATGCGATGAAATTACAAGTGTGATGAAATCACACAAAGTCAGATAGGCAAGACATGATTCATTTATActattatttatattctgtGCACATTTGGTAATCGCATTTATATTCCGTGCACATTTGCTGAATGTCCTATGATACTTAACTTGAAACTTGTCAACAAACAGGTCAAATGGATCTATCAATGATTTTTGAGACACAGCTATTCCCAAACATGTACTCATATAGCACATTTCAGAAGGAAATCAGAGGGTATCAGGATGAAGAAAATTCTGAATGAACAATCTCTTTGGGGAAAAGggataaaaatggataaaaaatagcaaaatctACATAACAGATTTTGGTTTGCTTACAAATTCACATGTAGTCATCAGACTGACAAACTGCTGACACGGGCAGATTCCTCTCACATAACACGTGTATTTCTTCAtctcttttggaaaaaaaaattacattaaaaaaaaaaaaaatcctgcaggCACTGACACAAACTACTCTGGGACACCGCTGTCCCCTGCTGCCTCCGTCCATCCATGCTTCCTAACAAAATCAAATGTTCAAGTCCACCATGCAACCGCCAACATGGGGCTTCAACATAAAAACTGACTTGAGCTTGTgaccaatgtaaaaaaaaaaaaaaagcatgagaaGATGTGGAAACGAGATGAATGGCAGAactacttcttcttcttcttgcccTTCTTGCCCCCCTCTCCTTGCTGTGCGTTGGTGTCCCCGCCCCCACTCTTTTGTGTCCTTGTCTTAAGTTTGGGGATCATCTCGGCCACGTAGAACATCACATCTTTACCTGTtgggaagacagacagagggactgCTAAACAAAACCGAATCCAGGCACTACATGGTTCATGCAATtcacagagaaaatgtcaaTCTCTGGTAATCTGGACATGTACATTACAAAGCATTATGGAACACACGGGTTGTTTATGGTGTGAAAGTTTTGTATCAGCCTAAAATGCTTATCTGATTGTTAAGCACCGTCAGCACAATGGTAACTGAAACTAATGAGATGCACAGGAAGAATTTAATAATTCAAAAGTAATTCTGAAATCAATCTTcagatacacattttttttccaagctcAGCAAACTCAAATGCTGTCATAAATTatccaaaaaggaaaagggagCCTAATATTTATAATTCTCTACAATAAGCCCACGCAAGATGTATTGCGCACTTTAAAGGTAACCCACTCATTTTTTAAGTTGCTTATGGAAGGGATGTTGAACGGAAAAATACAAATGGTACACTGCATCATTCTAACCTAATGAAATTCTAGAACCGTTTGCTAGCACCTAGCTAACAGCATCTCTGTGCCCCTCGGTAGTACATGTCATAGCCTATCCGGCAGGTACAATTATCCTGCAATGTGGCATATATCAGCCTTTTTTCATGTGTTCTTACTTTCACAAATCTGTGAGCTTTTCATTCTGTTACTTTCTTTACTTACTTCCCCTCGTTCCTACGAGAGCATGTGCGCCTTAGCAGAAATCTACACAATGGTAATGTTACTCAAAAGCTCTGCCATTTACAGCACACGTATTTTCTGCAATGTTGGCAGTTCTGTGCAAGGAGGTGCAACTCCTTATTTGTGCATAAATTCAGTACTGTTCCGCCATACTTCAGAAGAAATATTGTGTTCATGCAGATGAATCCCTTTGTTcattacaggtgtgtgtgggcTTGAAATGGGTAATCTGCTCAACTCCTTGTACTCCTTGTTGTTCGCTGATAGATAGAAGTAACTTTAAGCCATACACATGTATCACTGTGATCGCATTCAGAGAACTTCACTGACTACAACATACAACGGCAATTTTGTAACAGAAACACCAACACTTCCACAATACcacaaagtcattttaaatgattctgCTATGCAGGGCAAATAAATTTGAGCTGCAGTATTCACTGTTAGAAAGACTCACGTGATGAGAACTTCTCATTACACAGGCTTCCATCCTCCTTCTTCAGCTGCACACGGACTCGGTCTCTGAACTGCACATCCCTGTTCCACTCTCTAGGGTACATCTTGTTCTACAGACAGCGACAGACATGGCAACATTCAGAACGCTCCTTGAAGTTACTGCATGAAAAATCCCCAGAAAACGGAGCGACTGTAGAACCGTACCTCGACTTCAACATTCACTCCTGCTGCCGCCAGAACGTCTCGGATTTCAGCACATGTGGGGTTTTCCACTGCCTGTTTAACGCAAGACAAAAACGTTATGAAACACACATTGAGCAGTTTGCCTGTAAAGCTGCACTGCACTTTTTAACAGTTAAAAAACAGGGCCAGACCAATGAGAAACTAACACGCATTCTAACAGGACTCTGTCACATTATCTTGAGAACTGGCAATTGCACTTCCCCTGTAAAGGTCACTATTCGGGGTCAAGCCTGTAATGTCTGACATACTGTTAAAAGTCAGTGAAATAAGCAGGTTCCCTTTAAGACACTTCAGCCTGAGGGGCATtacaaccacaaaaaacaatCTGAGTTCAAATTTCCAAAGCAGCGTATGATCACAGATTACCACTaccattccattcatttgacTTTCTAAACATTAAGTCACCAAAATGAATAATCTGAACTCAGTCAAAATTACACTTGGCATACACTATGTAGGGTAGAACAGCTCACAGACAGGTAAATGTGGATGGGATTGTGGTGACTTCTACCATTTTCTGCACCTCAGTTAGGCAGTTTCCTTAAGGACAGTGCTTCACCAAGCAGCAGATCTGATAATCTGCCCAGGCCAGGGGATTCACACTGGATGGGGATGCAGGGAGCTGCTCTAGTTTGGctatatttgcacattttaatataGTATCCAGTGACACTAGCATATTTAATACTGAAATCTAATCACAAGACATATTTTCTTTGACTTCTAATTGCTTTGGCAATGCAGGAATCCACTCATAGCACAGTTGGGGAAAAGGTCTGTATAAATGAGACAATCTTGCAAGCCTAAGAACTACAAATGTCAACATAATTAACACCTTCCACAAATGCggaatttgaaaatgacatttcaaatgatattAATTATTCTATTAATTTATTCACCTTTTCAATGGGTATTCTTCTTCCTTCGGCTAGTGTCTTCTTACTGTTGAGGTATGCGGGATATAAACACATAAACCTAAAAACAAGGCAGAGTGTCATGTTCAGTTAAGCAAACGGCTGGCTTCAGCAATGCTTGCAACAAAACGTAAAATACACTCCTGACGCGACACTCCAGATACAATTATGGAGAGAGCTACCGCCGCCTAGCTAGCCAGCACTGTAGCTACATCTTAAAGGACCAATATACAGTTTTAAGAAAAACTGTGCAATCATGGTAAAAACACATTATCTTGCTAGTTAGCGAACTCACAACTCTACTAGCTAAGttcttcatttctttccaaTTACAATGGTCGGCTGGGTACAGTAGAAATTCCCCTTTTGTACTTAGCAGTAGGGTCCTGACTGAACGAACTTGCAATGATCTGCCAAAACATACCACAAAGTGTCTCAGAGACACAGTTACCAATTATTAAATTAAGGCCTCgcaaatcaatcaaatcagcTCTCTAACAATCAATGAACTTTGCCAATTTCGAGGGCCCCAAGAGTCTGGGATGCCTTAGTAATGAATTCAACGTTGGCCAACgttggcttgctagctaattgGAATACGATCCTATTCATGTATAATAATGCAAGgtacttaaaaaataaaaaatctgtcTTTTCGCTGGGTAGGTCAGCATTAGGTAGCTAAGTAAATCCACCTTCTTGATAAAGCATCTGCTGACGTAATGTTAAGACCAGACCACCTCACTCGAGAGAAGCCACCAAGCTAATTGAGCTAAGCTGTTTTAGCTACGCTTGCCCACAACAGGGATCCACGCAACCTGATCTATATTAAATAATGTTCGTTTCCAGTCGACAACAATTTACGAAACTAGAAAGTTAATATTAGGTaacaagctaactagctaactggcCAGCAAAAATCAGAGAACTGTTGGTGGGcgaactagctagccagctacctgCAACGAAacagctggttagctagctggctaactttcTGGCTGTCGTTACCTTTCTTTGTTGGCAGGGTTTTTAGTTAAATGTGCCATCCTTTGATTTATTAAACAAACACTCCGTAATACTATTGCCTAACTAACTACCACTGACCACCATTACAAAATATCTGGCCACTTAAACCTGGCTCCATTAGCTAGAAGCTAACGTTACAGTACATGTGTTTGTCTTCTAGCAAAGAACTGCAATAAGCGTTCGTTATTGGGCTGTTTTTCAACAGGAAATACGTATATCATGCTGCGATTGGTGAATGTAACTGTCCGTTATGAGGCTCAGTATCGTTTATGGGTGGCGAAAAGGGACAAAAATATCTAGTTTCactaattaaacatttaactgcATCCAATACGCCCGGCTAATTTTTGGTACACGTGTTTAAATACACAAACCTGTCACCTActttacaaacatgcatacgtGCTGTATCTGAGTTAGATTTATAATACATTTCCCAGCCATTTGTACTGTGCTTTGAAAACCTTGCGTGAAAGTATGATTTTCCATGTAAAACTCTTtaacaacaaatacaacaaatcTATAAAAAAGAGTGATACAGCATTGTGATGGAAATTTGTCATCACTGTCAGTAGTGTCAGATTTTTGGGGACTTTTTGGGGAAAACAGGCCCATACTAGCTTTCTTTAGAACGATTCATGCCTTTCAGATATAATCTGACAATGATCTAAACTGCaaattaatttggaaaaatatgGCATCTTCATCACGTCTTTTCCTGTTCAGACAAATCCATGGCAAAATAATATTGAATTTCACtggtgtatttttctttttagattATAGTGTTTTAAACTTTGATTGAATACATTGGATACctgtgtttccttttcattatAGTGCTGTTATTATTTCCCATTTCAAGAAGTAGAAAAGATGGATCTGTAGTTAGCAGTGGTAAAGATAatctttaatacagtgcacaaaaATTTCAACAAAATCCAGAACCTCAccccctcttctcttttttcttggCAGGCTTCTGTCCCCAAAATCTTCTCATGAGGGCCAGCAGCTTGGTCCCATGACAAGTTACAAACAATTCCAGTAAACTCAACGTTGAAAGTTGTAGCCCTTCAGATATCAAATATCCATCTATCTGTATATTTATCAACagatttctttgtgtgtgtctgtgtgtgtgtgtgtgtgtgtatgcaaacaTACAATAatggtgtgtgttgtgtatctTTCACAGTCATAGACCACAGACTTGGGCCAAAAACATTCTTTCCCACTCCCCATCCCTGTGCCCCTCCTCTGTTCCCATACTCATCTGATGCCAGCAAAAGGGAGCACTTGTTTTCAGAAAGGGGTATGATCAGGAGCCATCTTTCTAATGAGGGGATGATCAGGGCACCATGATGTGCTGAATTAGCAAAGAGTCTTCTGTTATGTCATTCAAATAAAGGTAATTGACAATAAAGCATAGGGATGCACTtctttggaagttgctctgggtaagagcgtctgctaaatgacataatgtaatgtaatctcaaaGCTGATGCCTGGCATTAATTTTCCCTGTTcttatatttatgaaaaaaataatgtaaactgatttgagaaataaaaatgataaggAGCTTGATTCCTTCTTATCATCAGCCACCAGATGGCGCACCTCATACAAAATGAATGGCTGCATACACCAAAAACAGATGTAATAaaatttggtgtgtgtgtgtgcgtgtgtgtgcgcacacgcatgTTAGGTGAGCTTCAGCCTGcctaatttatgttttaatgcagtAAAAACATTAGCTCAAGAAGAAGGTAAAATTCATACTCGTAACTAGATTTGTAACTAGAATTctaaatattttacatcaaCTGGGCATTTGTTAGTAttgtcattcaaaaaataaatgtttacaacTCCCACAAACTAGAAAGTGACCTGATACTAGCTGAATCATTGGATATTGTTTCCTGAAATTCAAAACAGACTTAAACACTTCTGATTTGCTGAAAAGTATTCAACATTATTGTTTACACTGGAAAAAGCTCTCTCTATAACACTGAATGACCTACTGATGTTGAGATTTGCAAACAAGATTTGCAGCCATAACATATACaatttttagtattttaaaatagttACACATCTCACAAAATCCGAAACAGCCAAGTTTACACCAAAAATCTTAGTGTTTATTATGCTGCTTTACAATAGGTAATTTGgaacagttattttttcataaatagcCAACCATATCCACTTTATTGCatgaagataaaaataaaacaagtgtcTCAGTaattcacatactgtatgtt
This genomic interval carries:
- the srp19 gene encoding signal recognition particle 19 kDa protein, with amino-acid sequence MAHLTKNPANKERFMCLYPAYLNSKKTLAEGRRIPIEKAVENPTCAEIRDVLAAAGVNVEVENKMYPREWNRDVQFRDRVRVQLKKEDGSLCNEKFSSRKDVMFYVAEMIPKLKTRTQKSGGGDTNAQQGEGGKKGKKKKK